DNA from Actinoplanes sp. SE50/110:
CCGGTCCCGGGAGGGGACCATGTTCGGCCATCGCGGTTGCACCACCAACAGGCCCATCAGGATGTGCATCGGGAGCACCTGCAGGAAGGGGGCGGAGTCGCCCGGGGACAGCAGAAGGGCCAGCAGCAGAGGGAGTATCAGGAACACCGAGACGGCCGCAATCCGGAACCAGGGCCTCGGCAGACCCGCACCGGATCGCAGAATCGCCAACGCGCCCACGGCCAGCAGGAGCGCAGCGCTCTGCAACGGTAGCGGCCAGAGAACAGAAGTGAGGACCAGACCGAAGAGGTAGAGGGCTTTCGATGCGAAGTGAAGCCCGCCACCGACTTCCGGCGCGCTCAAAGCCGTGAGCGTGGCGACGTCGAGCATGAAATAGAGCAACAGGTGCAGGGACAGCCAGACGCACGATGACGCGTCCGCGATCGAGCGCCGAGGTGAGCTCCAACAAGCTCCGACAGGGGATGCCATGCCCGTGAGCCTAGAGAGCGCGGGCACGCCTGATCATCCCGAAACCAGTGATGTGGATGACGAACCCGCGCGCGTCGCTCGGGTGACGCGCGACAGGTGGTCCAGCAGAGGATGGCGATCCGCGGTCGTGGCGGTCGGGCTACCCGCCGGGACGGTTCGTCAGTCGCTTCAGCCAACGCAGCGTGGCTTCGTCGGTCCGGACCAGGCCGACATCAGGATGGCGAGGTAGCTGCGGTCCTTTCCCGACCAGGGCCAGCGCCGTCGTCGCAGCCGCTGCCCGGGACTGGTCGTCGCCGAGTCGGTCGGCGAGTCGTGCACGTGCGACGTTCCAGCGGAAGATGGCGTCGTCGAACGCCAGGCCACGGTCCGCGCACGCGATCAGCAGCCTGTCCGCTTCCGCCAAGTGGTGCGCGTCGCCGTGTTCGGTGAGTAGCTCGGCAAGCGAAAGTTCCGCCAGACGGCTCGTGCCGTTCAGGGTCGGCCAACGGTCGAGCAGTGTCCGGTAGTGCTGTTCGGCCACGGCAGCGTTACCTTGCGCACGTTCCAGGTCGCCGAGCAGCTCGGTGGCTGACGCCGCCGAGGAGCCGTCGGGGTCGACCTTCACGACGCGGCGATAGAGGTCCCGCGCTCCGTCGACGATGCCGGCCTCGGCCAGGCTGACGGCTTTGATCCGAAGGTATTGGCCGCGGCTCGACGGACGCGCCCTCGCGAGACGCCGTTCGAATTCGGCTTGGGCCGACTCGTGCCACTCCGTCGTCCGGTACCAGTCGGTCGGCATGTCGCTCCTCTCGCCGTGGCCGTGTCGACCCTACGGGCGCCGGCGCGGCTGGCGGGCGCGATTCGGCGGCACGACCGCGGTGACCGGTTCAGTTTCCCGCAGCACACGTCCATCTTCGCGGGCCGCCGGCTTCGCCCTGACCGACGTGACGCAGGAGGTGGCGGCGCGGATCGGCGCCCTGGTGGAAAGGCGGTGCGGGGGCGGGTAGCGGCTTGATCGCTCCACCGATCGGTGGAGCGCGGTCAGCCGCCGGGTCGGGAGGATGAGGGAGCCCGGGACGCGCGGCGGCTTGCGAGACTGTGTCGAGTGCCGACCGTGGGGAGTGAGCGTGGAGCCGCAGGATTCGCCACCCTGGGAGCGGCGGTTCGAGCCGCTGGTCACCGTGGTGCCCTACGGGCTGCTGGCGGTGCTGGCCGCGATGACCGTGGCGCTGGGTCGGGACGTCCGGGTCGATCTCCTGCTCGGCGCGGGGGCCGCGGTCTGGACTCTGGTGCTGTTCACCCTGCGGCCCGGCTGGCGGCGGCGTCCGGTGATCATGGGGGTGTTCCTCGCCGGGCTGATCCTCTTCGGCCTGGTCATGGTGGCCCGCTACCCGTGGTGGGGGTTCTACACCCCGGCGCTGTACTTCTACGCCTTCCGGATCATCGGCTGGCCGCAGGAGCTGTAGTTCGTGGCCGGCGCCGCGACGGTGGCCGGGACGGCGCAGGCCACCGGCGTTGAGTACGGCACCGTGACCGGCTGGCTGACCTGGCTCGCCGTCGTGGCCGCCAACATCGTGCCGATGATCCTGGTGTCCTGGATCGGGGAGATCAGCGCGCAACACCACCGGGCCCGGGAGGCCGCGGTGGCCGAGATCGCCGCCCTGCAGGACCGGCTCGTCGAGCAGGCCCGGGCGGCCGGGGTGCTCGACGAGCGGGCCCGGATGGCGCGGGAGATCCATGACACCCTCGCCCAGGGGCTCACCGGGATCATCACCCAGCTGCAGGCGGCCGAGCACGCCGCGCAGGATCCGGCGGCGTGGCGACGGCATCACGCGGCGGCGACCGCGCTGGCCCGGGAGAGTCTGGCCGAGGCCCGGCGGTCGGTGCACGAGCTGCGGCCGGAGCCGCTGGAGACCGGGCGGCTGGTCGACGCGGTGACCGAGGTGGCGGCCCGCTGGTCGGCGCGGCAGGGCATCCCGGCACGGGTGACCGTGACCGGGCAGGCGATGGTGCTGCGGCCCGAGGCGGAGGTGGCGCTGCTGCGCACCGCGCAGGAGGCGCTGGCCAACGTGGCCAGACACGCGGGCGGGGCGACCCGGGTGGGTCTCACCCTGTCGTACATGGATCGCGAAGTGGCTCTCGATGTCCGCGATGACGGGCCCGGTTTCGACCGGGACCAGGCGCCGGACCATCGGGGCGGGGGTTTCGGACTGGTCGCCATGCGACAACGGATCGAGGCCCTGTCCGGCACACTGCAGATCGAGTCCGCCCCCGGCGCCGGCGTCGGGATCGCCGCCTGCCTGCCCCTGACGACCGCGGAGGTCCACCCGTGAGTGACCCGATCAAGCTGCTGGTCGTCGACGACCACCCGGTCGTCCGGGACGGGCTGACCGCCATGTTCGACCGCGACCCGGAGTTCGCCGTGGTCGGTGAGGCGGCCGACGGCGCGGAGGCGGTCCGGATCGCCGAGGCGGTCGGGCCGGACGTGATCCTGATGGATCTGCGGATGGCCGGGATGGACGGGGTCACCGCGATCACCGAGCTGTCCCGGCGCGGGGTGCCGGCCCGCGTGCTGGTGCTGACCACCTACGACACCGACGCGCACGTGCTGCCGGCGATCGAGGCGGGCGCGACCGGATATCTGCTGAAGGACGCGCCCCGCGAGGAGCTGCTGCGGGCGGTGCGGGCGGCGGCCCGGGGTGAGGTGGCGCTCTCCGCGTCGGTGGCGGCGCGGCTGATGAGCCGGGTGCGGACGCCGGCGCCGACGACCGGGCCGCTCAGCCCG
Protein-coding regions in this window:
- a CDS encoding sensor histidine kinase: MAGAATVAGTAQATGVEYGTVTGWLTWLAVVAANIVPMILVSWIGEISAQHHRAREAAVAEIAALQDRLVEQARAAGVLDERARMAREIHDTLAQGLTGIITQLQAAEHAAQDPAAWRRHHAAATALARESLAEARRSVHELRPEPLETGRLVDAVTEVAARWSARQGIPARVTVTGQAMVLRPEAEVALLRTAQEALANVARHAGGATRVGLTLSYMDREVALDVRDDGPGFDRDQAPDHRGGGFGLVAMRQRIEALSGTLQIESAPGAGVGIAACLPLTTAEVHP
- a CDS encoding tol-pal system YbgF family protein; its protein translation is MPTDWYRTTEWHESAQAEFERRLARARPSSRGQYLRIKAVSLAEAGIVDGARDLYRRVVKVDPDGSSAASATELLGDLERAQGNAAVAEQHYRTLLDRWPTLNGTSRLAELSLAELLTEHGDAHHLAEADRLLIACADRGLAFDDAIFRWNVARARLADRLGDDQSRAAAATTALALVGKGPQLPRHPDVGLVRTDEATLRWLKRLTNRPGG
- a CDS encoding response regulator transcription factor, which codes for MSDPIKLLVVDDHPVVRDGLTAMFDRDPEFAVVGEAADGAEAVRIAEAVGPDVILMDLRMAGMDGVTAITELSRRGVPARVLVLTTYDTDAHVLPAIEAGATGYLLKDAPREELLRAVRAAARGEVALSASVAARLMSRVRTPAPTTGPLSPRELEVLRLIADGNTNREAAARLFITEATVKTHLLNIYAKLNVKDRAAAVAAGYNRGLLSAPA